From the genome of Desulfovibrio porci, one region includes:
- a CDS encoding alpha-2-macroglobulin family protein, with protein MSASAFFSGPVRNRLVFTFLLFFLTAGNAWSAPEVRAPDSRNVGGLISYWRFTAAAGQPGGNAALDLRFTPDKQKCREAYGEDGEAVCRRNFGRRPAPEVTLQPSLPGRWEWSGDRLLFFPEEIWPVDTAYTVDIKKSLPPRMAVAGPVTFRSAPLRAKISGSFKFDPENLKTMAVSGEMRFNAPVDREAAQSRFSVKIEGDGLLLGDPILHFNDRGDRLDYSLPVLELAKADSGLRISLAPGFTAVSGGPASRGEDFFIRLPSADKLFELKTGRLDAVTRPDLRAEMVLSLHFSLPVKPSEVLDKLDLRLLPPDASAMDATTGEKQPAEAENEENETREENPPASAWTLERVTPEVIAQATRLRLSPPDDEDKPSTDIFLAVDDNLEPGRSLLLRLRQGMVSASGLRSSEESLKLLQAPAFPEALRIMQKGGVLALTGDAVVSVYSRNLDAVDYEVSQIRPEFLNTFLSANLDQLDYDAYDYDQPYAGGRPDLDNLSVVNRGSLPLRRRDAMSAQFSALNLRPLLRDGRKGLFYLSLTGRRDGRAVSRENRFVLMTDLGLIHKTAAGGGGAVYAVSLADGRPRAQVNVQVIGVNGLPVFSAKTDARGKVNLPALTGLTREKRPLALTAAQGSDLAFLPLEQYARKLNYSRFDVGGNRLSDQGLNVYLFSQRGVYRPGESLHFGYMVKQGQWGSTDLTGLPLTATLYNPRGNEAASKKITLTADGFGELTFPLETTAPTGPWELRLRTGADKQRGEILRVTRVMVEEFQPDTLRLQLRLTPGVGKGWLRPRDLAEGPGGSQDEGLSARVNLVNLFGAPAVDHEVKLRLHFAPAAFAFRDYPDYRFYNAAQSMAGEQTELPGQRTDAQGDTVFSLDLADHAHSTFQLTARAEGMDAAGGRSVMADASLLFSPLDAAVGWSSDADLGYLPQHGKARLNLLAVDHTLKAVDLGELELTFVGISHTRSLTRDSKGQYRYQNLPRRKTLGTQKLRLDKKTSVALRLDEPGAHLLEARDSKGNLVLRVPYEVAGTAQARLGEEHEARLTARLSKQDYAPGETMEISLNTPYKGAGLITVEREDVLAETWFTAQAGQSVQRLPLPKNLEGRAYCNITYFRALDDADIFTKPLAVAVLPFSVNMRGRDLGLSVRTEADAARVSGAAVPAAEQVVRPGADLPVRVRAAQPGKAIVFAVDEGILRLTSYATPDPLRALLGDRALEVGTYQYFDLLMPEYRHLRDMISAFGGGEEAASASPGQQAALGQNPFRRPGEAPMIFWSGVLDVGPEDSLVNIPIPPQFNGKLRIMAVGCAPGAVGAARTEAVSRAEVVIQPMLPLFVTPGDVFEAAVSLTDMLERPAGQENTPRRLALSVRGDGGCTLLDALPEALTLEPARQQTVRLRFRAEDLPGGHNLHFTATPLPGQPGEAVTRPVGLSIRPALPRSTDVLLGRAGQAPYTAEAKLPRRLYPQFAELRASLSALPLPPAHGLMRWLAAYPYGCTEQRVSAAFPDLALLTRPELTPPDAAYTPQKIRAWVLETLRMLQARQADEGRFAAWPGGGRGDLFLSAYAADFLSTARAAGLSLSDGLDKGFLEALEEEAMRSPDSLADARVKAYAAWVLTRNGVLTSNILATLTAWLDRYAPDQWRGDLTAVFMAGSWKLMKEDKLAGELIRNYRPEAAQAFRADYPFDGLSSRAFFLTVLAGQFPEELHSKKAQEMLDDIFSLTAQRRYTTISAAQTARALMAYSQGLDAGLARAEVKGLTRADPADQEGQPPALPPLQGKGVRVLALDSESGADSRNLLNQLAGLSFSADAPFFWQMESVGFGRDLPTQAVSKGLSVRRELRAPDGGPVTVLRRGDEVVVALTARAFDVTRKNIALVDMLPGCFEFVVSHGGQSAELRTDQGRNRKDRDMNPAYAERREDRMLIFADLPTDERTFRYRVRITGRGEFTWPPAQAEAMYDPEAGALSLPEKIVIEE; from the coding sequence ATGTCCGCATCCGCCTTCTTTTCCGGCCCTGTGCGCAACCGGCTTGTTTTCACTTTTCTGCTGTTCTTCCTGACCGCGGGCAACGCCTGGAGCGCGCCGGAAGTCAGGGCTCCGGACTCGCGAAACGTCGGGGGTCTGATCAGCTACTGGCGCTTTACCGCTGCTGCCGGACAGCCCGGCGGCAATGCGGCACTGGACCTGCGCTTCACTCCGGACAAGCAGAAATGCCGGGAAGCCTACGGCGAGGACGGCGAAGCGGTCTGCCGCCGCAATTTCGGCAGGCGGCCCGCGCCTGAAGTGACGCTTCAACCGTCCCTGCCGGGCCGCTGGGAATGGAGCGGGGACCGCCTGCTCTTTTTCCCCGAAGAGATCTGGCCCGTGGACACCGCCTATACAGTGGACATCAAGAAGTCCCTGCCGCCGCGTATGGCTGTGGCGGGCCCGGTGACGTTCCGCAGTGCCCCGTTGCGCGCGAAAATCTCGGGCAGCTTCAAGTTCGACCCCGAAAATCTTAAAACCATGGCCGTCAGCGGCGAAATGCGCTTCAACGCGCCCGTGGACCGCGAGGCGGCCCAAAGCCGTTTCAGCGTCAAGATTGAGGGCGACGGCCTGCTGCTGGGCGACCCCATATTGCATTTTAACGACAGGGGAGACCGGCTGGACTACAGCCTGCCCGTGCTCGAACTGGCAAAAGCCGACTCCGGCCTGCGCATCTCCCTGGCCCCCGGCTTCACCGCCGTCAGCGGCGGCCCCGCCTCCAGGGGTGAGGACTTTTTTATACGTCTGCCTTCAGCCGACAAGCTCTTTGAATTGAAGACCGGCAGGCTCGACGCCGTGACCCGGCCCGATCTGCGGGCGGAGATGGTGCTTTCCCTCCATTTCTCTCTGCCGGTCAAGCCCTCGGAAGTTCTGGACAAACTGGATCTGCGCCTTTTGCCGCCGGACGCAAGCGCCATGGACGCGACAACGGGAGAGAAGCAACCCGCGGAAGCGGAAAACGAAGAGAACGAAACAAGAGAAGAAAACCCGCCCGCTTCAGCCTGGACCCTGGAACGAGTTACGCCCGAAGTGATTGCGCAGGCCACCCGGCTCAGGCTCAGCCCGCCTGATGATGAAGACAAGCCGTCCACGGATATTTTCCTCGCTGTTGACGACAATCTTGAGCCGGGCCGCAGTCTGCTGCTGCGCCTGCGGCAGGGTATGGTCAGCGCCTCCGGCCTGCGATCCTCCGAAGAAAGCCTGAAGCTGCTGCAAGCCCCCGCCTTTCCCGAAGCCCTGCGCATCATGCAGAAAGGCGGCGTGCTGGCGCTGACCGGAGACGCCGTGGTATCCGTCTACAGCCGTAACCTAGACGCCGTGGACTATGAAGTGTCCCAAATCCGGCCCGAATTTCTCAACACATTTCTGTCGGCCAACCTGGACCAGCTGGATTATGACGCCTACGACTACGACCAGCCCTATGCCGGCGGCCGCCCGGATCTCGACAACCTGAGCGTGGTCAACCGGGGCAGCCTGCCGCTCCGGCGGCGTGACGCCATGTCCGCCCAGTTCAGCGCGCTCAACCTGCGCCCCCTGCTCCGTGACGGCCGGAAGGGTCTGTTCTACCTCAGCCTCACGGGACGGCGCGACGGACGCGCTGTGAGCCGGGAAAACCGCTTTGTGCTGATGACGGATCTGGGGCTGATCCATAAAACCGCCGCCGGGGGCGGCGGCGCGGTCTACGCTGTGAGTCTGGCCGACGGCAGGCCGCGCGCCCAGGTGAACGTCCAGGTGATCGGGGTCAACGGCCTGCCCGTGTTCAGCGCCAAAACCGATGCGCGCGGCAAGGTGAATCTGCCCGCGCTCACGGGCCTCACGCGGGAAAAAAGACCGCTGGCCCTGACCGCTGCGCAGGGGAGCGATCTGGCCTTTCTGCCGCTGGAGCAATACGCGCGCAAGCTCAACTATTCGCGTTTCGACGTAGGCGGCAACCGGCTTTCCGATCAGGGACTCAATGTCTACCTGTTCAGCCAGCGCGGCGTCTACCGCCCCGGCGAGAGCCTGCACTTCGGCTACATGGTCAAACAGGGGCAATGGGGCTCCACGGATCTCACGGGTCTGCCGCTGACGGCCACCCTGTACAATCCGCGCGGCAACGAGGCGGCCTCCAAAAAGATCACGCTCACAGCCGACGGCTTCGGCGAACTCACCTTCCCCCTGGAAACCACGGCCCCCACCGGGCCATGGGAACTGCGCCTGCGCACCGGCGCCGACAAGCAGCGCGGCGAAATCCTGCGCGTGACACGGGTCATGGTGGAAGAATTCCAACCCGACACCCTGCGCCTGCAATTGCGGCTCACTCCCGGCGTCGGCAAGGGCTGGCTGCGGCCTCGGGATCTGGCTGAAGGTCCGGGAGGCAGCCAGGACGAAGGCCTGTCCGCGCGGGTCAACCTGGTCAACCTGTTCGGCGCGCCTGCCGTGGACCATGAGGTGAAACTGCGGCTGCACTTCGCACCCGCCGCCTTTGCCTTCCGCGACTATCCCGACTACCGCTTTTACAATGCGGCCCAAAGCATGGCCGGAGAACAGACGGAACTGCCCGGCCAGCGGACCGACGCCCAGGGTGACACCGTGTTCTCTCTGGATCTCGCGGACCATGCCCACTCCACCTTTCAACTGACCGCGCGGGCCGAGGGCATGGACGCCGCCGGAGGCCGCAGCGTCATGGCCGACGCCTCTCTGCTCTTTTCGCCATTGGACGCCGCAGTGGGCTGGAGCAGCGATGCCGACCTGGGCTATCTGCCCCAGCACGGCAAAGCCCGGCTGAATCTTCTGGCCGTGGATCATACGCTCAAGGCCGTCGATCTGGGCGAGTTGGAACTGACATTCGTGGGCATCAGCCATACCCGCAGTCTGACCCGCGACAGCAAGGGCCAGTACCGCTATCAGAACCTGCCCCGGCGCAAGACGCTCGGCACGCAAAAATTGCGTCTCGACAAAAAGACTTCCGTGGCCCTGCGGCTGGACGAGCCGGGCGCGCACCTTCTGGAAGCCCGCGACAGCAAGGGCAATCTGGTGCTGCGCGTGCCCTATGAGGTGGCGGGCACGGCCCAGGCCCGCCTGGGCGAAGAACACGAAGCCCGGCTCACGGCCCGGCTCAGCAAACAGGACTACGCCCCCGGCGAAACCATGGAGATTTCACTGAATACGCCCTATAAAGGCGCGGGCCTGATTACCGTGGAGCGGGAGGACGTGCTCGCTGAAACCTGGTTCACGGCCCAGGCCGGACAAAGCGTGCAGCGCCTGCCCCTGCCCAAGAATCTTGAAGGCCGGGCCTACTGCAATATCACCTACTTCCGCGCTCTGGACGATGCGGACATCTTTACCAAGCCCCTGGCCGTCGCGGTGCTGCCGTTCAGCGTCAACATGCGGGGACGGGATCTGGGGCTGAGCGTGCGTACCGAGGCGGATGCCGCGCGCGTTTCCGGGGCCGCCGTTCCGGCCGCCGAACAGGTGGTCAGGCCGGGGGCCGACCTGCCCGTGCGGGTGCGCGCCGCCCAACCGGGCAAGGCTATTGTCTTCGCCGTGGATGAAGGCATTTTACGGCTCACCTCCTATGCCACGCCAGATCCTTTGCGGGCTCTGCTCGGCGACCGGGCCCTGGAGGTGGGCACCTATCAGTATTTTGACCTGCTGATGCCCGAATACCGGCATCTGCGGGATATGATTTCCGCCTTCGGCGGCGGCGAGGAAGCCGCATCCGCATCACCCGGACAGCAGGCCGCCTTGGGGCAGAACCCGTTCCGCAGGCCCGGCGAAGCCCCCATGATTTTCTGGTCCGGCGTGCTTGACGTGGGGCCTGAGGACAGCCTGGTCAACATCCCCATCCCGCCGCAATTCAACGGCAAACTGCGGATCATGGCCGTGGGCTGCGCGCCAGGAGCCGTGGGCGCGGCCCGGACCGAGGCCGTATCCAGAGCGGAAGTGGTCATCCAGCCCATGCTGCCGCTCTTTGTGACGCCCGGCGATGTCTTTGAGGCCGCCGTCAGCCTGACGGACATGCTGGAGCGTCCGGCCGGTCAGGAGAACACGCCCCGCCGCCTGGCCCTCAGCGTGCGCGGCGACGGCGGCTGCACGCTGCTGGACGCCCTGCCTGAAGCCCTGACGCTTGAACCGGCACGGCAACAGACAGTACGCCTGCGCTTCCGCGCCGAGGATCTGCCCGGCGGGCATAACCTGCACTTTACCGCCACGCCCCTGCCCGGTCAGCCGGGCGAAGCGGTCACGCGGCCCGTGGGCCTTTCCATCCGCCCCGCGCTGCCGCGTTCCACGGATGTGCTTCTGGGCCGGGCCGGGCAGGCTCCCTATACGGCGGAGGCCAAGTTGCCGCGCCGCCTGTACCCGCAATTCGCGGAACTGCGCGCCTCGCTTTCCGCCCTGCCGCTGCCGCCGGCCCACGGCCTGATGCGCTGGCTGGCGGCCTATCCCTATGGCTGCACGGAACAGCGCGTCAGCGCGGCCTTCCCTGATCTGGCCCTTCTGACCCGGCCCGAACTGACGCCGCCGGATGCCGCATATACTCCGCAAAAAATCCGCGCCTGGGTGCTGGAAACCCTGCGGATGCTCCAGGCCCGGCAAGCGGACGAGGGGCGTTTCGCCGCCTGGCCCGGGGGAGGCCGGGGCGATCTCTTCCTTTCCGCCTATGCGGCGGACTTCCTGAGCACAGCCAGAGCGGCGGGCCTGTCCCTGAGCGACGGTCTGGACAAAGGATTTCTGGAGGCTCTGGAAGAAGAGGCTATGCGGAGTCCCGACAGCCTCGCCGATGCGCGGGTCAAGGCCTATGCGGCCTGGGTGCTGACCCGCAACGGCGTGCTGACCAGCAATATTCTGGCCACGCTCACGGCCTGGCTGGACCGCTATGCGCCGGACCAGTGGCGCGGCGATCTCACAGCCGTGTTCATGGCCGGCAGTTGGAAGCTGATGAAGGAGGACAAACTGGCCGGTGAACTGATCCGGAACTACCGGCCCGAGGCCGCACAGGCATTCCGGGCGGACTATCCCTTTGACGGCTTGAGTTCCAGGGCTTTTTTCCTCACAGTGCTGGCCGGGCAGTTCCCCGAGGAACTGCACAGTAAAAAAGCTCAGGAGATGCTCGACGACATCTTCAGCCTGACGGCGCAGCGGCGCTACACGACCATTTCGGCGGCGCAGACGGCCAGAGCGCTGATGGCCTACAGCCAAGGGCTGGACGCGGGACTGGCGCGGGCCGAGGTCAAGGGCCTGACGCGGGCGGACCCGGCGGATCAGGAGGGACAGCCGCCCGCCCTGCCGCCGCTCCAGGGCAAGGGTGTGCGGGTTCTGGCCTTGGACAGCGAAAGCGGCGCAGACTCCCGCAATCTGCTGAACCAATTGGCTGGACTGAGTTTCTCGGCGGATGCGCCTTTCTTCTGGCAGATGGAAAGCGTCGGTTTCGGCCGGGATCTGCCCACGCAGGCCGTCAGCAAGGGGCTCAGCGTGCGGCGCGAACTGCGCGCGCCCGACGGCGGGCCCGTCACTGTCCTCCGGCGGGGCGACGAAGTGGTGGTGGCGCTCACGGCCCGCGCTTTTGACGTGACGCGAAAAAATATCGCTCTGGTGGACATGCTGCCCGGCTGCTTTGAATTTGTGGTCAGCCATGGCGGACAAAGCGCGGAGCTGCGTACGGATCAGGGCCGGAACCGCAAAGACCGGGATATGAACCCCGCCTATGCCGAACGCCGGGAGGACCGGATGCTGATCTTTGCGGACCTGCCCACGGACGAACGTACCTTCCGCTACCGGGTCAGGATCACAGGGCGTGGCGAATTCACCTGGCCGCCCGCGCAGGCCGAGGCCATGTACGATCCGGAAGCTGGGGCGCTGAGTCTGCCGGAGAAGATCGTCATTGAGGAATAA
- a CDS encoding AEC family transporter — protein sequence MDRLLLTLGIIFVSLTAGYAFRHAVAAGRVRLSGEALVLARRRLQTTAVFVLIPVSAMLSLWGLPSPDTRLLALPLLGLTAWVWGGALSLLFARLLKLDRAQTGSLYCCGTFTNIGAVGSLVCVLFLGESAIALVALYRLCEELFYFSVSFPIARWYSRENDGRRLSFRNLRFDPILKVVLSALLLGIALNLLHVPRPEFCGHLASGFMILATVLFLFAIGLSLKLASLTRYTRQSLAVCIIKFIGVPLLITGLAECIGYGAIDNGLPLKVVAVLSAMPVAMTALVPPSLFRLDLDLANACWIFSTLALVAVLPALLVILPLL from the coding sequence ATGGACAGGTTGCTGCTCACTCTCGGGATCATCTTTGTCAGCCTGACGGCGGGTTATGCCTTCCGGCACGCCGTCGCTGCCGGGCGTGTCCGCCTTTCCGGAGAAGCCCTGGTCCTTGCGCGCCGACGCCTCCAGACAACGGCGGTTTTTGTGCTCATTCCCGTGTCCGCCATGCTGTCCCTCTGGGGTCTGCCCTCGCCGGACACGCGCCTGCTGGCCCTGCCGCTGCTGGGCCTGACCGCCTGGGTCTGGGGCGGCGCGCTTTCCCTGCTTTTCGCCCGCCTGCTCAAGCTGGACCGCGCCCAGACCGGCAGCCTGTACTGCTGCGGCACGTTCACCAACATCGGCGCCGTGGGCTCGCTGGTCTGCGTGCTTTTTCTGGGTGAAAGCGCCATTGCCCTGGTGGCCCTGTACCGGCTTTGCGAGGAGCTGTTCTATTTCAGCGTTTCCTTTCCCATCGCCCGCTGGTACAGCCGGGAGAACGACGGGCGGCGGCTTTCCTTCCGCAATCTGCGCTTTGATCCCATTTTGAAAGTCGTGCTCAGCGCCCTGCTGCTCGGCATCGCGCTCAACCTGCTGCATGTGCCCCGTCCGGAATTCTGCGGGCATCTGGCCTCCGGCTTCATGATTCTGGCCACAGTGCTTTTTCTGTTCGCCATCGGCCTGAGCCTGAAGCTGGCGAGTCTGACCCGCTATACGCGCCAGAGCCTGGCCGTGTGCATTATAAAATTCATCGGCGTGCCGCTGCTGATTACCGGCCTTGCCGAGTGCATCGGCTACGGAGCCATCGACAACGGTCTGCCCCTGAAAGTGGTGGCTGTGCTCTCGGCCATGCCCGTGGCCATGACCGCCCTGGTGCCGCCGTCCCTGTTCCGCCTGGACCTGGACCTGGCCAACGCCTGCTGGATTTTCAGCACCCTGGCTCTGGTGGCGGTGCTGCCCGCTCTGCTCGTGATCCTGCCGCTGCTCTGA
- the pbpC gene encoding penicillin-binding protein 1C, producing MGLPLLLCCAALAFALALYATPRPDIYGRAGFSRSFLDRQGRVLRITLAPDGAYRIFTPLTALPPELIEATLLYEDRFFFRHPGVNPLSLLRSAVSMVLGGRRMGGSTISMQVARLSGKFSTASIPGKLRQIWHALALERHYDKDEILEAYLNLAPYGANVEGAGAAARVWFHKEAGELSLPEILALAPVPQHPAARNPLTSRGRALSQARARLDKIWRQAHPRAAGQGLPDVPLRVHGPSELPFAAPHAVDSLLAAPDLPQGDIVTTLDLGLQRLLERQLRRAVEAGRLWGMDNAAALLLDWSSGEILALAGSADYFNAAIQGQVDGTAARRSPGSTLKPFIYALALQEGLIHPESLLSDTPRVFKGYEPENADGGFRGPVSARMALLGSRNIPAISLAGQLPAPGLYGFLRKAGVRFEHGPEHYGLSLVLGGAEVSMRELAGLYAVLPNRGVWRAPMLRRDEAAPEPLPLLRAEAAFVALQMLRAPSPQGFDRTPVYWKTGTSNGLRDAWTAGIFGPYVLVVWVGRFDGASNPGFNGLHAAAPVFFSIQRALEAQSPPGAPADPGANADGLKVRRIAVCAATGDTDLSLCPEPSRQTGTWFIPGVSPIRDSGILRRILVDEVTGFRQCRAVPGRTREVVWEFWPADLRRLFTQAGVRKPAALPLAPECRDTDAPWQVPGRAPLISSPKSGLIYTASLGNPQKIPLLADADADADCVYWFAGARYLGRSAPDEPLFWQAAPGVTRLTAVDDLGRSSSVRVVTESVP from the coding sequence ATGGGCCTCCCGCTTTTGCTCTGTTGCGCGGCCCTGGCTTTTGCTCTGGCGCTGTACGCCACGCCCAGACCGGATATATACGGCCGGGCGGGCTTTTCGCGCTCTTTTCTGGACCGCCAGGGCCGTGTGCTGCGCATCACCCTGGCCCCGGACGGCGCGTACCGCATTTTTACGCCCCTGACGGCCCTGCCGCCGGAACTCATTGAAGCCACCCTGCTCTATGAAGACCGTTTCTTTTTCCGCCATCCCGGCGTCAATCCGCTCTCCCTGCTGCGCTCCGCGGTCAGCATGGTTCTGGGCGGCCGCCGCATGGGCGGCTCCACCATCAGCATGCAGGTGGCGCGCCTGAGCGGTAAATTCTCCACGGCCAGCATCCCCGGCAAACTGCGCCAGATCTGGCACGCTCTGGCGCTGGAGCGGCATTACGACAAGGATGAAATTCTCGAAGCCTACCTCAACCTCGCACCCTACGGCGCCAACGTGGAGGGCGCCGGGGCGGCGGCGCGCGTCTGGTTCCACAAGGAAGCGGGCGAACTCAGCCTGCCAGAAATTCTGGCGCTGGCGCCAGTGCCCCAGCACCCGGCGGCGCGCAATCCGCTGACAAGCCGGGGGCGCGCCCTGTCCCAGGCCCGCGCGCGCCTGGACAAAATCTGGCGGCAAGCCCATCCCCGGGCCGCCGGTCAGGGGCTGCCCGATGTCCCCCTGCGGGTGCACGGGCCCTCGGAGCTGCCCTTCGCCGCGCCGCACGCCGTGGACAGTCTGCTGGCCGCGCCGGATCTGCCGCAGGGCGATATCGTCACAACACTGGATCTCGGACTGCAGCGGCTGCTGGAACGCCAGTTGCGCCGGGCTGTGGAAGCCGGGCGGCTGTGGGGCATGGACAATGCCGCCGCCCTGCTGCTGGACTGGAGCAGCGGTGAGATCCTGGCCCTGGCGGGTTCCGCCGACTATTTCAACGCCGCCATCCAGGGGCAGGTGGACGGCACGGCGGCGCGGCGCTCTCCCGGCTCCACTCTGAAGCCTTTTATTTACGCCCTGGCCCTGCAGGAAGGGCTGATCCATCCGGAAAGCCTGCTTTCCGACACGCCGCGCGTATTCAAGGGCTATGAGCCGGAAAATGCCGACGGCGGCTTTCGTGGACCCGTCAGCGCGCGCATGGCCCTGCTGGGCAGCCGCAATATTCCGGCCATCAGTCTGGCCGGTCAGTTGCCCGCGCCGGGCCTGTACGGCTTTTTGCGCAAGGCCGGAGTGCGTTTTGAGCACGGCCCGGAGCATTACGGCCTGTCTCTGGTTCTGGGCGGCGCGGAGGTCAGCATGCGCGAACTGGCCGGGCTGTATGCCGTTCTGCCCAACCGGGGCGTCTGGCGCGCGCCCATGCTCCGCCGGGACGAAGCCGCGCCGGAGCCGCTTCCACTGCTCAGGGCGGAAGCGGCCTTCGTGGCCCTGCAAATGCTGCGCGCTCCGTCGCCCCAGGGTTTCGACCGCACGCCCGTCTACTGGAAAACCGGCACCTCCAACGGTCTGCGCGACGCCTGGACCGCCGGAATTTTCGGGCCCTACGTCCTGGTGGTCTGGGTGGGCCGTTTTGACGGCGCGTCCAATCCCGGCTTCAACGGCCTGCACGCGGCGGCTCCCGTTTTTTTCAGTATCCAGCGCGCGCTGGAAGCCCAAAGCCCCCCCGGCGCGCCAGCCGACCCCGGCGCAAACGCCGACGGGCTGAAGGTCCGCCGCATCGCCGTCTGCGCCGCCACGGGCGATACCGATCTCAGCCTCTGCCCGGAACCCTCGCGCCAGACCGGCACATGGTTCATTCCCGGCGTCTCTCCCATCCGGGATTCCGGCATTCTGCGCCGCATTCTGGTGGATGAGGTCACCGGCTTCCGCCAGTGCCGGGCCGTGCCGGGCCGCACCCGTGAAGTGGTCTGGGAATTCTGGCCCGCCGATCTGCGCCGCCTTTTCACCCAGGCCGGGGTGCGCAAGCCTGCCGCGCTGCCTCTGGCCCCGGAGTGCCGCGATACGGACGCGCCCTGGCAGGTTCCCGGACGCGCCCCGCTGATTTCCTCGCCCAAATCCGGCCTGATCTATACGGCGAGCCTCGGAAATCCGCAAAAAATCCCTCTGCTGGCAGACGCCGATGCTGACGCGGATTGCGTTTACTGGTTCGCGGGCGCCCGCTACCTGGGCCGCAGCGCGCCTGATGAACCGCTGTTCTGGCAGGCCGCGCCGGGCGTCACCCGGCTCACGGCTGTGGACGATCTGGGCCGTTCCAGCAGCGTGCGGGTGGTCACGGAAAGCGTGCCGTAG